Proteins encoded together in one Anguilla anguilla isolate fAngAng1 chromosome 9, fAngAng1.pri, whole genome shotgun sequence window:
- the synj1 gene encoding synaptojanin-1 isoform X5, with amino-acid sequence MAFSKGYRIYHKLDPPPYSVLVETRSREECLMLESGAVAVLSAAEKEAIKNTYTKMLDAYGILGVLRLNLGDAMLHSLVVVTGCSSVGKVQDSEVFRVTATDFVSLRNDPSDEDRISDVRKVLNSGNFYFAWSSTGVSMDLSLNAHRRIKEDTTDNRFFWNQSLHLHLKHYGVNCDEWLLRLMCGGVEIRTIYAGHRQAKACVISRLSSERAGTRFNVRGTNDDGQVANFVETEQVIFLDDKVSSFIQIRGSIPLFWEQPGIQVGSHRVKLSRGFEANAPAFERHFSALRKLYGKQVIINLLGMKEGEHMLSKAFQSHLKASEHAAAVKMINFDYHQMVKGGKVEKLHSVLKPLLSKFLEDCSYFSYSGEAGVQRSQSGTIRVNCLDCLDRTNSVQAYFALEMLPKQLDDLGLDKPQLVGRFQEVFRSMWSVNGDSVSKIYAGTGALDGKAKLKDGARSVTRTIQNNFFDSSKQEAIDILRLGSTLNSDLADKARALLTTGSLYTSPRVLLGMCQNHYKYTTPKQIRVCVGTWNVNGGKQFRSIAFRNQTLNDWLLDAPKIAGYPDFQDSKANPVDIFAIGFEEMVELNAGNIVSASTTNQKLWAAELQKNISRDHKYVLLASEQLVGVCLFVFIRPQHAPYIRDVAVDTVKTGMGGATGNKGGVAIRMLFHATSICFVCSHFAAGQSQVKERNDDYNEITRRLSFPMGRLLYSHDYVFWCGDFNYRISLPNEEVKELIRQQNWDALTAGDQLVDQKNAGHIFRGFIEGKIDFPPTYKYDLFSDDYDTSEKCRTPAWTDRVLWKRRKWNFDKSAEEMNVVASISNEEAKQPHPWSPGTLKYYGRAELKTSDHRPVVAVMDVDVLEVDPEARHQVYKDVIALQGPPDGTVLVSLCGSGSGEEDYFDDALIDELLDKFTAFGEVILIRFVEEKMWVTFREGYSALAALSLSSSTVLGKTIDIRLKSAGWIKSLEDEMSVERICAGIPTSASSTLLAEDADLGADYDMEGEVDDYSAEVEEILPQHLQPGAGSGPGTSPTPSPRGSPCHSPTHGEPAAPTRPSRGAPRTAGPPQGSPVDQQPSSSQSLEPKRQPPPRPNAPPARPAPPQRPPPPSGGRSPTPARKDLGGRGQPTAGPPGGAQRPTIPPRAGVISVTPQSRPPPPAHPGAPRPSPDVHPGAPRPTSETHPGAPRPAAGPPGKPADLPLGPTAQQQMAPPMQPTMASPVQPQMATPMQPTMASPVQPQMATPMQPTMASPVQPQMATPMQPTMASPVQPQMATPMQPTMASPVQPQMATPMQPTMASPVQQQMATPMQPTMASPMQPQMATPMQPTSAPQPNPGLASPKPPPRSRSSHALPAEPAPSSQVNGVNGFQREAQRKTDPFAPLSSGLPPCTSWLSTQPLTRSCSLRHAPAPPHSALSASLSLNPAPFSSQQGSAQLPPPVPSRSKSQEALRASPNPFLSDGQSGGANLFAGKPVPAQRRSLTPDFHSQQLALSGKPRLQRAVSDVPRPAPLLAPPPAPGKRAQQWVTFEEVFPTPGRSTPAAQCPFPPVTAPNPAPAHPHIPFPSSGFDLDGWGAPPTSTIPGFPPPVPSRTDSGNPQIPLRPSNSFLASKEFTER; translated from the exons ATGGCCTTCAGCAAGGGATATCGTATCTACCACAAGCTGGACCCGCCTCCATACAGCGTGCTCGTGGAAACGAGGAGCCGTGAAGAATGCCTTATGCTGGAGTCTGGAGCGGTTGCCGTTTTGT CCGCGGCGGAGAAGGAGGCCATAAAGAACACGTACACCAAGATGCTGGACGCCTATGGAATCCTGGGAGTTCTCCGGCTCAACCTGG GGGACGCTATGCTCCACAGCCTGGTGGTGGTGACGGGGTGCAGCTCGGTGGGGAAGGTGCAGGACTCGGAGGTCTTCCGGGTCACCGCCACGGACTTCGTGTCCCTGAGGAACGACCCCTCGGACGAGGACCGGATCTCGGACGTGCGCAAGGTCCTGAACTCGGGGAACTTCTACTTCGCCTGGTCCTCCACCGGAGTCAGCATGGACCTCAGCCTGAACGCCCACCGCCGGATCAAGGAGGACACCACCGACAACCGCTTCTTCTG GAACCAGtccctgcacctgcacctgaaGCACTACGGGGTGAACTGCGACGAGTGGCTGCTGCGGCTGATGTGCGGGGGGGTGGAGATCCGCACCATCTACGCCGGGCACCGGCAGGCCAAGGCCTGCGTCATCTCGCGCCTCAGCTCCGAGCGGGCCGGCACGCGCTTCAACGTGCGCGGCACCAACGACGACGGGCAGGTCGCCAACTTCGTGGAGACCGAGCAG GTTATTTTCCTGGATGATAAAGTGTCTTCCTTCATTCAAATCCGTGGATCTATACCACTGTTTTGGGAGCAACCTGGAATCCAG GTCGGCTCGCACCGTGTCAAGCTCTCCCGCGGATTTGAGGCCAACGCTCCCGCTTTTGAGAG gcactTCAGCGCACTCAGGAAGCTCTACGGCAAGCAGGTGATCATCAACCTGCTGGGGATGAAGGAGGGGGAGCACATGCTGAGCAAGGCCTTccag AGCCACCTGAAGGCCTCGGAGCACGCGGCCGCGGTCAAGATGATAAACTTCGACTACCACCAGATGGTGAAGGGCGGCAAGGTGGAGAAGCTCCACAGCGTCCTGAAGCCCCTGCTCAGCAAGttcctggaggactgcagctACTTCAGCTACTCCGGGGAGGCGGGGGTCCAGAG GAGTCAAAGCGGAACCATTCGGGTGAACTGTCTGGACTGCCTGGACAGAACCAACAGCGTGCAGGCCTACTTCGCCCTGGAG ATGTTGCCCAAGCAGCTGGACGACCTGGGCCTGGATAAGCCCCAGCTGGTGGGTCGCTTCCAGGAGGTCTTCCGCTCCATGTGGTCCGTCAACGGGGACTCGGTCAGCAAGATCTACGCCGGGACGGGGGCCTTGGACGGCAAGGCCAAG CTGAAAGATGGCGCCCGCTCGGTCACCAGAACCATCCAGAACAACTTCTTCGACAGCTCCAAGCAGGAGGCCATCGACATCCTGCGCCTGGGGAGCACCCTGAACAGCGACCTGGCGGACAAGGCCCGTGCGCTGCTCACCACCGGCAGCCTCTACA CATCTCCCAGAGTGCTCCTGGGCATGTGCCAGAACCACTACAAGTACACCACGCCCAAGCAGATCCGCGTGTGCGTGGGCACCTGGAACGTCAACGGCGGGAAGCAGTTCCGCAGCATCGCCTTCCGCAACCAGACGCTGAACGACTGGCTGCTGGACGCCCCCAAGATCGCCGGGTACCCCGACTTCCAGG ACAGCAAAGCCAACCCCGTAGACATCTTTGCCATCGGATTTGAGGAAATGGTGGAGCTGAATGCCGGGAACATCGTCAGTGCCAG cacgaCCAATCAGAAGCTGTGGGCGGCCGAGCTGCAGAAGAACATCTCGCGGGACCACAAGTACGTGCTGCTGGCGTCGGAGCAGCTGGTGGGCGTGTGCCTCTTCGTCTTCATCCGGCCCCAGCACGCCCCCTACATCCG GGATGTCGCCGTGGATACTGTGAAGACGGGAATGGGCGGGGCCACCGGGAACAAAGGAGGCGTGGCCATCCGCATGCTGTTCCACGCCACCAGCATCTGCTTCGTCTGCTCCCACTTTGCCGCCGGCCAATCGCAGGTCAAGGAGAGGAATGACGACTACAACGAGATCACCCGCAGGCTCAGCTTCCCCATG GGCCGGCTGCTGTACTCCCATGACTACGTGTTCTGGTGCGGGGACTTCAACTACCGCATCAGCCTGCCCAACGAGGAGGTGAAGGAGCTGATCCGCCAGCAGAACTGGGACGCCCTGACGGCCGGAGACCAGCTGGTGGACCAGAAGAACGCCGGACAC ATTTTCAGAGGGTTCATCGAGGGGAAGATCGACTTCCCCCCCACCTACAAGTATGACCTGTTCTCAGACGACTACGACACCAGCGAGAAGTGCCGGACCCCCGCCTGGACGGACCGCGTGCTCTGGAAGAGGAGGAAGTGGAACTTCGACAAGTCCG CCGAAGAGATGAATGTGGTGGCCTCCATTTCCAATGAAGAGGCCAAGCAGCCACACCCCTGGAGCCCCGGGACGCTGAAGTACTACGGCCGGGCCGAGCTGAAGACCTCCGATCACAG gCCGGTGGTGGCCGTCATGGACGTGGACGTGCTGGAGGTGGACCCCGAGGCCCGCCACCAGGTGTACAAGGACGTGATCGCCCTGCAGGGCCCGCCCGACGGCACTGTGCTCGTCTCCCTCTGCGGCTCCGGCTCCGGCGAGGAAGACTACTTCGACGACGCCCTGATCGACGAGCTGCTCGACAAGTTCACCGCCTTCGGCGAGGTCATCCTCATCAG gTTCGTGGAGGAGAAAATGTGGGTGACGTTCCGCGAGGGCTACTCTGCTCTGGCCGCTCTGTCGCTGAGCAGCTCGACC gtGCTCGGGAAGACCATAGATATCCGGCTGAAGAGCGCGGGCTGGATTAAGAGCCTGGAGGACGAGATGAGCGTGGAGCGGATCTGCGCGGGCATCCCCACCTCCGCCAGCTCCACGCTGCTGGCCGAGGACGCCGACTTGGGCGCCGACTACGACATGGAGG GTGAGGTGGACGACTACAGCGCGGAGGTGGAGGAGATCTTacctcagcacctgcagcctGGGGCCGGGTCAGGACCTGGGACCTCCCCCACGCCGTCCCCCAGGGGGAGCCCCTGCCACTCCCCCACCCATGGAGAACCCGCAGCCCCCACCCGGCCCAGCAGGGGCGCCCCTCGCACTGCCGGACCCCCACAAG GCTCCCCCGTGGACCAGCAgccctcctcctctcagagcCTGGAGCCCAAACGccagcccccgccccggcccaacgcccccccggcccggcccgcGCCCCCCCAGCGCCCACCTCCTCCCTCAG GCGGTAGAAGCCCGACGCCGGCTAGGAAAGATCTGGGAG gtcGAGGGCAGCCTACAGCGGGTCCACCAGGAGGAGCCCAGAGACCG ACCATTCCCCCCCGAGCCGGAGTCATCAGCGTCACCCCTCAGTCccggcccccccctcccgctcacCCCGGGGCCCCCCGGCCCTCCCCGGACGTCCACCCGGGGGCGCCGCGGCCCACCAGCGAGACGCACCCCGGGGCCCCGAGACCCGCCGCGGGCCCCCCGGGCAAACCGGCGGACCTGCCCCTCG GCCCCACGGCGCAGCAGCAGATGGCCCCCCCAATGCAGCCCACGATGGCGTCTCCCGTCCAACCGCAAATGGCCACCCCCATGCAGCCCACGATGGCGTCTCCCGTCCAACCGCAAATGGCCACCCCCATGCAGCCCACAATGGCGTCTCCCGTCCAGCCGCAAATGGCCACCCCCATGCAGCCCACGATGGCGTCTCCCGTCCAGCCGCAAATGGCCACCCCCATGCAGCCCACGATGGCGTCTCCCGTCCAACCGCAAATGGCCACCCCCATGCAGCCCACGATGGCGTCTCCCGTCCAACAGCAAATGGCCACCCCCATGCAGCCCACGATGGCGTCTCCCATGCAGCCGCAGATGGCCACGCCCATGCAGCCCACGTCCGCCCCTCAGCCCAACCCGGGCCTGGCGTCCCCAAAGCCGCCGCCCCGCAGTCGCTCCTCCCACGCCCTGCCTGCTGAGCCCGCCCCTTCCTCTCAG GTCAACGGCGTGAACGGATTCCAAAGAGAAGCACAAAGGAAAACCGACCCCTTCGCCCCCCTCAGTTCCGGCCTGCCGCCCTGCACCTCCTGGCTCAGCACCCAGCCCCTGACCCGAAGCTGTTCCCTCCGCCacgccccagccccgccccattCGGCCCTGTCGGCGTCACTCtccctaaaccccgcccccttctcctcccaGCAAGGCTCCGCCCAGCTCCCGCCCCCGGTGCCCTCGCGTAGCAAATCCCAGGAGGCCCTGCGGGCCTCGCCCAACCCCTTCCTGTCCGACGGCCAATCGGGAGGCGCCAACCTGTTCGCCGGCAAGCCGGTCCCCGCCCAGCGCCGCTCGCTCACGCCCGACTTCCACTCCCAGCAGCTGGCGCTGTCCGGCAAGCCCCGCCTCCAACGGGCCGTGTCGGACGtcccacgccccgcccccttgctggctccgcccccggcgCCAGGGAAACGTGCCCAGCAGTGGGTGACCTTTGAGGAGGTTTTTCCCACCCCGGGGAGATCTACTCCAGCTGCGCAGTGCCCCTTTCCACCAGTCACtgccccaaaccccgcccctgcGCATCCGCACATCCCGTTCCCCAGCTCTGGGTTCGACTTGGACGGCTGgggagccccgcccacttccaCAATCCCAGGATTCCCTCCTCCCGTTCCGTCAAGGACTGACTCTGGCAACCCGCAGATACCCTTGAGGCCAAGCAACAGCTTTCTTGCCTCTAAAGAGTTCACAGAAAGATAG
- the synj1 gene encoding synaptojanin-1 isoform X2 translates to MAFSKGYRIYHKLDPPPYSVLVETRSREECLMLESGAVAVLSAAEKEAIKNTYTKMLDAYGILGVLRLNLGDAMLHSLVVVTGCSSVGKVQDSEVFRVTATDFVSLRNDPSDEDRISDVRKVLNSGNFYFAWSSTGVSMDLSLNAHRRIKEDTTDNRFFWNQSLHLHLKHYGVNCDEWLLRLMCGGVEIRTIYAGHRQAKACVISRLSSERAGTRFNVRGTNDDGQVANFVETEQVIFLDDKVSSFIQIRGSIPLFWEQPGIQVGSHRVKLSRGFEANAPAFERHFSALRKLYGKQVIINLLGMKEGEHMLSKAFQSHLKASEHAAAVKMINFDYHQMVKGGKVEKLHSVLKPLLSKFLEDCSYFSYSGEAGVQRSQSGTIRVNCLDCLDRTNSVQAYFALEMLPKQLDDLGLDKPQLVGRFQEVFRSMWSVNGDSVSKIYAGTGALDGKAKLKDGARSVTRTIQNNFFDSSKQEAIDILRLGSTLNSDLADKARALLTTGSLYTSPRVLLGMCQNHYKYTTPKQIRVCVGTWNVNGGKQFRSIAFRNQTLNDWLLDAPKIAGYPDFQDSKANPVDIFAIGFEEMVELNAGNIVSASTTNQKLWAAELQKNISRDHKYVLLASEQLVGVCLFVFIRPQHAPYIRDVAVDTVKTGMGGATGNKGGVAIRMLFHATSICFVCSHFAAGQSQVKERNDDYNEITRRLSFPMGRLLYSHDYVFWCGDFNYRISLPNEEVKELIRQQNWDALTAGDQLVDQKNAGHIFRGFIEGKIDFPPTYKYDLFSDDYDTSEKCRTPAWTDRVLWKRRKWNFDKSAEEMNVVASISNEEAKQPHPWSPGTLKYYGRAELKTSDHRPVVAVMDVDVLEVDPEARHQVYKDVIALQGPPDGTVLVSLCGSGSGEEDYFDDALIDELLDKFTAFGEVILIRFVEEKMWVTFREGYSALAALSLSSSTVLGKTIDIRLKSAGWIKSLEDEMSVERICAGIPTSASSTLLAEDADLGADYDMEGEVDDYSAEVEEILPQHLQPGAGSGPGTSPTPSPRGSPCHSPTHGEPAAPTRPSRGAPRTAGPPQGLSPTPCRRELAGSPVDQQPSSSQSLEPKRQPPPRPNAPPARPAPPQRPPPPSGGRSPTPARKDLGGRGQPTAGPPGGAQRPTIPPRAGVISVTPQSRPPPPAHPGAPRPSPDVHPGAPRPTSETHPGAPRPAAGPPGKPADLPLGPTAQQQMAPPMQPTMASPVQPQMATPMQPTMASPVQPQMATPMQPTMASPVQPQMATPMQPTMASPVQPQMATPMQPTMASPVQPQMATPMQPTMASPVQQQMATPMQPTMASPMQPQMATPMQPTSAPQPNPGLASPKPPPRSRSSHALPAEPAPSSQVNGVNGFQREAQRKTDPFAPLSSGLPPCTSWLSTQPLTRSCSLRHAPAPPHSALSASLSLNPAPFSSQQGSAQLPPPVPSRSKSQEALRASPNPFLSDGQSGGANLFAGKPVPAQRRSLTPDFHSQQLALSGKPRLQRAVSDVPRPAPLLAPPPAPGKRAQQWVTFEEVFPTPGRSTPAAQCPFPPVTAPNPAPAHPHIPFPSSGFDLDGWGAPPTSTIPGFPPPVPSRTDSGNPQIPLRPSNSFLASKEFTER, encoded by the exons ATGGCCTTCAGCAAGGGATATCGTATCTACCACAAGCTGGACCCGCCTCCATACAGCGTGCTCGTGGAAACGAGGAGCCGTGAAGAATGCCTTATGCTGGAGTCTGGAGCGGTTGCCGTTTTGT CCGCGGCGGAGAAGGAGGCCATAAAGAACACGTACACCAAGATGCTGGACGCCTATGGAATCCTGGGAGTTCTCCGGCTCAACCTGG GGGACGCTATGCTCCACAGCCTGGTGGTGGTGACGGGGTGCAGCTCGGTGGGGAAGGTGCAGGACTCGGAGGTCTTCCGGGTCACCGCCACGGACTTCGTGTCCCTGAGGAACGACCCCTCGGACGAGGACCGGATCTCGGACGTGCGCAAGGTCCTGAACTCGGGGAACTTCTACTTCGCCTGGTCCTCCACCGGAGTCAGCATGGACCTCAGCCTGAACGCCCACCGCCGGATCAAGGAGGACACCACCGACAACCGCTTCTTCTG GAACCAGtccctgcacctgcacctgaaGCACTACGGGGTGAACTGCGACGAGTGGCTGCTGCGGCTGATGTGCGGGGGGGTGGAGATCCGCACCATCTACGCCGGGCACCGGCAGGCCAAGGCCTGCGTCATCTCGCGCCTCAGCTCCGAGCGGGCCGGCACGCGCTTCAACGTGCGCGGCACCAACGACGACGGGCAGGTCGCCAACTTCGTGGAGACCGAGCAG GTTATTTTCCTGGATGATAAAGTGTCTTCCTTCATTCAAATCCGTGGATCTATACCACTGTTTTGGGAGCAACCTGGAATCCAG GTCGGCTCGCACCGTGTCAAGCTCTCCCGCGGATTTGAGGCCAACGCTCCCGCTTTTGAGAG gcactTCAGCGCACTCAGGAAGCTCTACGGCAAGCAGGTGATCATCAACCTGCTGGGGATGAAGGAGGGGGAGCACATGCTGAGCAAGGCCTTccag AGCCACCTGAAGGCCTCGGAGCACGCGGCCGCGGTCAAGATGATAAACTTCGACTACCACCAGATGGTGAAGGGCGGCAAGGTGGAGAAGCTCCACAGCGTCCTGAAGCCCCTGCTCAGCAAGttcctggaggactgcagctACTTCAGCTACTCCGGGGAGGCGGGGGTCCAGAG GAGTCAAAGCGGAACCATTCGGGTGAACTGTCTGGACTGCCTGGACAGAACCAACAGCGTGCAGGCCTACTTCGCCCTGGAG ATGTTGCCCAAGCAGCTGGACGACCTGGGCCTGGATAAGCCCCAGCTGGTGGGTCGCTTCCAGGAGGTCTTCCGCTCCATGTGGTCCGTCAACGGGGACTCGGTCAGCAAGATCTACGCCGGGACGGGGGCCTTGGACGGCAAGGCCAAG CTGAAAGATGGCGCCCGCTCGGTCACCAGAACCATCCAGAACAACTTCTTCGACAGCTCCAAGCAGGAGGCCATCGACATCCTGCGCCTGGGGAGCACCCTGAACAGCGACCTGGCGGACAAGGCCCGTGCGCTGCTCACCACCGGCAGCCTCTACA CATCTCCCAGAGTGCTCCTGGGCATGTGCCAGAACCACTACAAGTACACCACGCCCAAGCAGATCCGCGTGTGCGTGGGCACCTGGAACGTCAACGGCGGGAAGCAGTTCCGCAGCATCGCCTTCCGCAACCAGACGCTGAACGACTGGCTGCTGGACGCCCCCAAGATCGCCGGGTACCCCGACTTCCAGG ACAGCAAAGCCAACCCCGTAGACATCTTTGCCATCGGATTTGAGGAAATGGTGGAGCTGAATGCCGGGAACATCGTCAGTGCCAG cacgaCCAATCAGAAGCTGTGGGCGGCCGAGCTGCAGAAGAACATCTCGCGGGACCACAAGTACGTGCTGCTGGCGTCGGAGCAGCTGGTGGGCGTGTGCCTCTTCGTCTTCATCCGGCCCCAGCACGCCCCCTACATCCG GGATGTCGCCGTGGATACTGTGAAGACGGGAATGGGCGGGGCCACCGGGAACAAAGGAGGCGTGGCCATCCGCATGCTGTTCCACGCCACCAGCATCTGCTTCGTCTGCTCCCACTTTGCCGCCGGCCAATCGCAGGTCAAGGAGAGGAATGACGACTACAACGAGATCACCCGCAGGCTCAGCTTCCCCATG GGCCGGCTGCTGTACTCCCATGACTACGTGTTCTGGTGCGGGGACTTCAACTACCGCATCAGCCTGCCCAACGAGGAGGTGAAGGAGCTGATCCGCCAGCAGAACTGGGACGCCCTGACGGCCGGAGACCAGCTGGTGGACCAGAAGAACGCCGGACAC ATTTTCAGAGGGTTCATCGAGGGGAAGATCGACTTCCCCCCCACCTACAAGTATGACCTGTTCTCAGACGACTACGACACCAGCGAGAAGTGCCGGACCCCCGCCTGGACGGACCGCGTGCTCTGGAAGAGGAGGAAGTGGAACTTCGACAAGTCCG CCGAAGAGATGAATGTGGTGGCCTCCATTTCCAATGAAGAGGCCAAGCAGCCACACCCCTGGAGCCCCGGGACGCTGAAGTACTACGGCCGGGCCGAGCTGAAGACCTCCGATCACAG gCCGGTGGTGGCCGTCATGGACGTGGACGTGCTGGAGGTGGACCCCGAGGCCCGCCACCAGGTGTACAAGGACGTGATCGCCCTGCAGGGCCCGCCCGACGGCACTGTGCTCGTCTCCCTCTGCGGCTCCGGCTCCGGCGAGGAAGACTACTTCGACGACGCCCTGATCGACGAGCTGCTCGACAAGTTCACCGCCTTCGGCGAGGTCATCCTCATCAG gTTCGTGGAGGAGAAAATGTGGGTGACGTTCCGCGAGGGCTACTCTGCTCTGGCCGCTCTGTCGCTGAGCAGCTCGACC gtGCTCGGGAAGACCATAGATATCCGGCTGAAGAGCGCGGGCTGGATTAAGAGCCTGGAGGACGAGATGAGCGTGGAGCGGATCTGCGCGGGCATCCCCACCTCCGCCAGCTCCACGCTGCTGGCCGAGGACGCCGACTTGGGCGCCGACTACGACATGGAGG GTGAGGTGGACGACTACAGCGCGGAGGTGGAGGAGATCTTacctcagcacctgcagcctGGGGCCGGGTCAGGACCTGGGACCTCCCCCACGCCGTCCCCCAGGGGGAGCCCCTGCCACTCCCCCACCCATGGAGAACCCGCAGCCCCCACCCGGCCCAGCAGGGGCGCCCCTCGCACTGCCGGACCCCCACAAG GATTAAGTCCCACTCCTTGTAGGAGGGAACTTGCAG GCTCCCCCGTGGACCAGCAgccctcctcctctcagagcCTGGAGCCCAAACGccagcccccgccccggcccaacgcccccccggcccggcccgcGCCCCCCCAGCGCCCACCTCCTCCCTCAG GCGGTAGAAGCCCGACGCCGGCTAGGAAAGATCTGGGAG gtcGAGGGCAGCCTACAGCGGGTCCACCAGGAGGAGCCCAGAGACCG ACCATTCCCCCCCGAGCCGGAGTCATCAGCGTCACCCCTCAGTCccggcccccccctcccgctcacCCCGGGGCCCCCCGGCCCTCCCCGGACGTCCACCCGGGGGCGCCGCGGCCCACCAGCGAGACGCACCCCGGGGCCCCGAGACCCGCCGCGGGCCCCCCGGGCAAACCGGCGGACCTGCCCCTCG GCCCCACGGCGCAGCAGCAGATGGCCCCCCCAATGCAGCCCACGATGGCGTCTCCCGTCCAACCGCAAATGGCCACCCCCATGCAGCCCACGATGGCGTCTCCCGTCCAACCGCAAATGGCCACCCCCATGCAGCCCACAATGGCGTCTCCCGTCCAGCCGCAAATGGCCACCCCCATGCAGCCCACGATGGCGTCTCCCGTCCAGCCGCAAATGGCCACCCCCATGCAGCCCACGATGGCGTCTCCCGTCCAACCGCAAATGGCCACCCCCATGCAGCCCACGATGGCGTCTCCCGTCCAACAGCAAATGGCCACCCCCATGCAGCCCACGATGGCGTCTCCCATGCAGCCGCAGATGGCCACGCCCATGCAGCCCACGTCCGCCCCTCAGCCCAACCCGGGCCTGGCGTCCCCAAAGCCGCCGCCCCGCAGTCGCTCCTCCCACGCCCTGCCTGCTGAGCCCGCCCCTTCCTCTCAG GTCAACGGCGTGAACGGATTCCAAAGAGAAGCACAAAGGAAAACCGACCCCTTCGCCCCCCTCAGTTCCGGCCTGCCGCCCTGCACCTCCTGGCTCAGCACCCAGCCCCTGACCCGAAGCTGTTCCCTCCGCCacgccccagccccgccccattCGGCCCTGTCGGCGTCACTCtccctaaaccccgcccccttctcctcccaGCAAGGCTCCGCCCAGCTCCCGCCCCCGGTGCCCTCGCGTAGCAAATCCCAGGAGGCCCTGCGGGCCTCGCCCAACCCCTTCCTGTCCGACGGCCAATCGGGAGGCGCCAACCTGTTCGCCGGCAAGCCGGTCCCCGCCCAGCGCCGCTCGCTCACGCCCGACTTCCACTCCCAGCAGCTGGCGCTGTCCGGCAAGCCCCGCCTCCAACGGGCCGTGTCGGACGtcccacgccccgcccccttgctggctccgcccccggcgCCAGGGAAACGTGCCCAGCAGTGGGTGACCTTTGAGGAGGTTTTTCCCACCCCGGGGAGATCTACTCCAGCTGCGCAGTGCCCCTTTCCACCAGTCACtgccccaaaccccgcccctgcGCATCCGCACATCCCGTTCCCCAGCTCTGGGTTCGACTTGGACGGCTGgggagccccgcccacttccaCAATCCCAGGATTCCCTCCTCCCGTTCCGTCAAGGACTGACTCTGGCAACCCGCAGATACCCTTGAGGCCAAGCAACAGCTTTCTTGCCTCTAAAGAGTTCACAGAAAGATAG